Sequence from the Bacteroidota bacterium genome:
GGGGGATAGTGAACATCGGGAAGGAGAATTTTTACGGTTTTCGTTATGGTTGGATCAACCTCCTGGATTACCATTTTCATGGCTTGAGCACAGGGGGTATTAACATTAATAAAGGCAATGCCGACGGATGGATCAGTGGCGCCGTGAATGTTGTCCTTGGCAAGGTACAGGGCGTGCTTTCGGGAGGTATCAATGTGATGCAGGGGGATTATTTCTCAGGACTTCAGCTCGGCGCGATAAATATTATCGATCCCGACAAGATCCAGCCTGGGAACAACAAGGGAGTTCAGATCGGATTGTTCAATTACGCCACCAGTCTGAGGGGTGTGCAATTCGGGTTGATCAATATCAACAGAAGCGCGAAGATCAAATTCTTTCCTATTTTGCTGATTTCCCGGAAATGAAATCGTGTAAATAAATAATGAAATATCTCTCCAACCCATTTTAATCCATGAAAAACAAAGACCTTAACATCAGTTTCCGTTTCCTTGGCGCTGCCGGAACGGTTACAGGCTCCAAAACCTTAGTCACTTTTCCTGATTACTCATTGATGGTTGACTGTGGCCTTTTCCAGGGATTAAAACACTTGCGCGAGATGAACTGGGAAGATCTTGATCAGGAGGCGCTGAATGCTTCCTGTATCATTCTGACTCACGGGCATCTGGATCACGTGGGTTATCTCCCCAGGATGGTGCGGCAGGGCTTTAAGGGGAAGGTTTATTGTTCTCAGCCTACAGCCGATCTGGCTGCCATCATCCTGGAAGACAGTGCCAGGATACAGGAAGAGGATGCCGAACACGCTAACCGGCACGGCTACTCAAAACATGACCCCGCCTTGCCCCTTTACGACCAAAAGGATGCAAAAAGGGCAATTGCTTTGTTGCAGCCTGTCGATGTAAATGAGTGGTTCAGGCTTACGGATGACCTCAGGATACGTTTCCGCATGAACAGCCATATCCTGGGTGCCACATTCGTGGAGTTGGATTACAGGGATACTTTAATCGTTTTTTCAGGAGATACGGGAAGGCCATTCGATCCTATTCTTGGTCCTCCCGAAAGGCCGTCCCGTGCCGATTTCCTGATCATAGAATCAACCTATGGTGACCGGAACCATCCCAATGATGATACGGAAGAACAGCTTGAGCGGATCATTAAGGAATCTGCAGGGAGCGGAGGCACATTACTGATACCCAGTTTCACGGTCGACAGGGCCCAGGATTTCCTTTATTTCTTCTGGAATCTCAAAAAGAATAATCGTATTCCGGATATACCGGTTTATCTCGACAGTCCTATGGGTATCGATGTAAGCAAGCTTTTCATCGATTATCCCAGCTGGCGGAAGCTGGAGCACAGGGCCTTCCGGGAGGCTTTCAGCCACACCCGTATGGTGCATTCTATCAACGAAACCGAAGCACTAACCCGTGATAACCGGCCCAAGATCATCGTTGCCGGTAGTGGGATGATGAACGGAGGCCGTATCCTGCATTACCTCGAGCAGCATCTGGGAAACCCGGCCTCAACCATCCTTATCTGCGGCTACCAGGCAGAAGGAACCCGAGGGCGCTTACTAAAAGACGGGGCAAAAGAATTGAAGATACACGGCAGGTTTTATGAAGTGAAAGCCAGGGTTGCAGAGATCCGGACCATGTCGTCTCACGCCGACCAGAACGAACTCATGGAATGGATATCCCTGATTAAGAACAAGCCAAGAGCTGTCTTCATCAACCATGGAGAACCGCAATCGGCCAACGCCCTGCGTGTGAAAATCAACCACGAAAAACACTGGAACTGCGCCGTGCCGCGAATTGGGGATGTTTTTGCATTTTAAATAGACGATGGATAATTTTGCCGGCTGGCAGGTAACAATCATTTCATCACAAAATCCACCTAAATTCTAAAGCAAGATACAAGTTGCTGCCTGCAGGTTGCAGGATTTCTGCATCCTGCTTTATAAGTTCTCCTTGACTTATTAAAAAACTCTCCATATCTTTAAAGAATTATCAACAATCAGAAAACAATCATCATGAAACGGATCGCCCCCCCCGTTACAATTATTCTAATGGTCATATTATTAATCATTTGTGCTCTTTCCATGAATTTGCACTCCCAAACCATTGTGATTGACAGCACCTTTACATCTGATGCGGTTTTGCATCCTTTTGGGCCGAATGACACGCTTTACAGCCTGAAGATCAGCGGAAATATACAGTTAAATACGGATAGCAGCTTGATCAGGGTT
This genomic interval carries:
- a CDS encoding MBL fold metallo-hydrolase, which produces MKNKDLNISFRFLGAAGTVTGSKTLVTFPDYSLMVDCGLFQGLKHLREMNWEDLDQEALNASCIILTHGHLDHVGYLPRMVRQGFKGKVYCSQPTADLAAIILEDSARIQEEDAEHANRHGYSKHDPALPLYDQKDAKRAIALLQPVDVNEWFRLTDDLRIRFRMNSHILGATFVELDYRDTLIVFSGDTGRPFDPILGPPERPSRADFLIIESTYGDRNHPNDDTEEQLERIIKESAGSGGTLLIPSFTVDRAQDFLYFFWNLKKNNRIPDIPVYLDSPMGIDVSKLFIDYPSWRKLEHRAFREAFSHTRMVHSINETEALTRDNRPKIIVAGSGMMNGGRILHYLEQHLGNPASTILICGYQAEGTRGRLLKDGAKELKIHGRFYEVKARVAEIRTMSSHADQNELMEWISLIKNKPRAVFINHGEPQSANALRVKINHEKHWNCAVPRIGDVFAF